The region GGAAAGAAGCTTCATTCTCAGGATGAAAGAACTACAACTAACCCTAATCAATGACCATCGCtaaataccaccacaccattccagtatattatatataaacatTGGCCCCCACCTCATGACCACCTATATCTACTGTACCACAAATACTAGTATATCCCATACCATCAGTCTGCCTAGAGGGTTTGATACCAGTGCTGCACTCTGTAAGGTATAATCACTCCTCTTATATGGAGAATAtaatacagttacatccagtgactcacaggtgccATCATCTCTGGTTTGGGTCGTTCATAGagagagcgaacctcgagcatgctcgagtccatctgaacccaaacttttgccatttgattagcggtggctgctgaagttggataaagccctaaggctatgtggaaaacatggatatagtcattggctgtatccatgttttcaagacaaccttagagctttatccaagttcagcagcccccgctaatcaactgccgatcattcgggttcggatggactcgaccccgaacccggtttgctcatttaCTTTTCCCATCTTTTCCATTTGACCCAGGACACCACGATGACTTCCTTCAGTAATAGCTACCCTAACAGCTAAAGTGCCACCCACAGTACTGGTGTCAGATTAGTGCACACCAATCTTTAAAGCCCGTTTCACGCATCAATTTATTCTCTCTGCATTCATTTCGAtgaccccatacacacatccgtgttgggGTTGTAATCCGTGCTGAAGGAAAAAACAGGCAAGCCATTGTGAGGCCTGTAGTTGTGGCACTGATCACCCATGTGAATGAATGGGTCAGGGCAAACGTAGGCGGTTACTCATACACATCCGTAATCCTGTCTGTATGTTGTGGTTCTGccattacagacagggttactgatgtgtaaaAGGGACCTTACTCTTACCTCGCCCCATTCCCATGACAAATAGACTCCAGCCTATGAGATGCCAGGACAGGACCACCGTGCAGGCCAACAAAACAATAATGACATCATTGCATCTATTACCAACATTGTTATCTCGGCATAGGCATGCACAATGATGTTATACTGTCGCACTATGGTTCTATTAGCTAAACAGTGCAGACATAAGGACTGAAATATAAGTGATAGAAGAGGACGACGGGTGCTGGGGGGCTGCCACATCGTGTGATTGCTTAAACTGGAAGTTGTCCAGGCCAGTGTCGCTCCCTGCCCACAGTCTGCCACCTCTTCCTCCCCCCAATGTTCCACTAGGTACATTGCCAAAAGATCTTAAAGTCCCCCTACAACTTATAATTCCTTATTGCTGTTTATGAAAATGGGTTTTCTAAACCTAACAATTCATATAATGTGGTAGCAAGTCTCCCATGTCCTGTGTGTCCCCTCTGTATCATGTAATACATCAGTGAAAACCTACACAGGGAAGATAAAACACAAGTGAGAGGAAACGTCACAATCCCGCAGGAGACGTCTCCGCACACAAAACACATATAAACTTGTTACCGACTTCATGTGCCGAGTAACAAGCATCAATGCCGGGACTACAACCCTCCCAGGTCGGTCACTTTTTTACCATGTACAATTTTAGCATTCCAGAATGTTTTATTATTGGGGAAATGACACAGTATTTGTGATGAGGAAAACTAGTCGATGGTTAAAGCTCATGTACACAGCACAGACCTGCACTGTATATTCCTCCTAACTACTGTTGAACAAACCTGTCAGAATGTGACAGTTTCCCAAACCCAAACGCTCTATATTAGACTGACCATGGCTGCAAAAGTTAGATGCCatcctatggagtcctggaaaacattcatacagtctatggtctatggctgtatccatgttttcctcacattcaacttctgcagcggtagggaatcaaatgctgagcattcgagTTCGGATAACATTGCTAAATCAGAACATTTTGAGAGGTTTCCTCCCAACCAAGCTGAGACACATCTGTGTCCAGAGAAGCTGGATACCGGATCTTATGTTTATGAGAGGTTACGACAGTTGAGTGattaacaagagaaaaaaagacaGCGTAGCCTCTCAAAGCCCTGTAGGTTGTGAATCCATAGCTTTCGGATAACATTCTTTCGGGGGAAAGTAAGTGTCCTAGGGTGCGAGGACCTACCTCTGCACTTGCTGATTTATGgcttaagactagagatgatcgaaccttgggattttgcaggtttgatcgaactcgaacattctcgaacctgcagcatttgatttccgatgccttcccagtccgtgaggaaggaggagacagcccaagtacagcctggaattctgggatacagactaggtaataggctgtatcctggaattccagctTGTatttgggctgtctcctccttcctcatggaccgggaaggcatcaggaatcaaatgctgcagattcgagaacgttcgagttcgatcaaacctgcaTAATCTCAAGGTTCGATCATCCCTACTTAAGACCCCCAGCTACCAAGGTTATGTCCCACCAAGAAGAAATGGAAAGAATGTTTTTGGAAATTTACAACACGACCTGAAGGGTCTTTCACATGTGTAAATTATGACCTGAATTAACTTTGGTAGAAAGGTTTGTTCCCAAAAGTTAGAGTCAACGATCAGCAGATCAATGGGAAAAAGCAGAAAGCTGATCATCTTCTTTATGCAGGTCAGTCGTCTGCACAATGCCCAGTGGAAGTAGGGGATACGTGTCTGACAGTAATAAAAGTGAAGGGCCGTGCAAACAACCAGCAGTCGTTCATGTGTCCTTACCTGCACATGTAGAGAAGGGTGTTTCTGACAAACTCATTCACTTATCCAGCCCTAAGAATCTCTATGTTCTTGATGGAACACAGGCTGGCCCTTTCCAGTTTATTATAATCTTCAAGAAAGTTTGTCTtggtttcctcccaaaacattCAGATAGGTGGATTGCGTATTTAGACTGTATGCCCTAATGGATACAGGGACCATTTTGAGCTATGTACAGAGCTGCAGAATaagttggagctatataaataaaggagctGTGAATGGTAGCTTCATGAGCTCTTAGGTGCACAGCTATATATAATCTGTATAAggcagacatacagtatatagcagggtaAACATCAATCTAATTGACTAAATGTGACTAAATTTCCTTTTTGTAAAATGGAGATCACAGATCTGATTGCCTCCATCCTGCTTCTCCTGAGGAACGGCTGAACAATCTGTACAGGAGACATTTCCTTAATTTGCCAAAAAGGTTTCAGAGCTAGACCTGCAGGAGAATAAACTCCTGCGCCTTCATTTCTAGACATCGTAGAATGTAGTTTTCCAGGATGGCCAATATTACAGGATGTAAATATTCTCTTTCAAGAGATAGGCAACTATTGATAAGCAGTTTAAGATGGTCTTTAGAATAGTCTATGGAATCGAAGGTTAAGAGTTTCTGAGTCAAGAAAATTGAGGGTGAACATCTCTAGAAAGGAATCTTAGACCATAGTCTTAATATCAGAAGTGAATCGATCTATTTGGGACTTTTTGGACCCCTCTCTTGACTCTCTAGTCACATTTCTAACATGCTATCAAACCTTCGCTATTACTGTAACTTCGCCCATCCCTAATCTCCAGCACTTTACCTCATGCAATCCTAAGGGATTTAATTCAGTGGGTTGAAAAAATCTGATACTGCATTACAAGTGCGGAATTTGGAGGAACTATTTGTTCTGGTGTGTTGAGAAACTTACTTGTTCTTGTATATTTGCAAACAGCTGAAGTTAAGTAGATTTTGAAAATAAAAGGAATGTAGAATTGGGGGATGAATAATTCTGCAACTGTAAATAAAAAGATCTTATTTCACTAAAACTAAGTGACAACTGACCTAGGACTCatgcctcttctcctgacaggtgacTGGTTCTTCTGAATGGATTTACTGCAATGGCTGATGCCATAAACAAAACTATGCTGCATTACTCTCATCGAGACTTCATTTTGTTGGGATTCCCCGGCATCCATGAATCTCGACATCTCTTGTTTATCCCGTTCTCTCTAGTCTATCTCGTCATCCTGGTCATCAACGGCATGATCATCCACACAGTTTGGGTGAAGAGCGCCTTGCATGCTCCAATGTATGTTCTCATCTCCTTGATGTCTGCTGTGAACACCCTGAGCACAACCACCATAGTACCTAAGATGCTCCTCGGGTTCCTCTTCCACCAAAACCACATCTCACTGGTTGGATGTTTGATTCAGATGTTCTTCATATACTGCACCACCCTGCTGGACTGTAATGTCCTGCTGATGATGGCATTGGATCGATATATTGCTATCTGCAGGCCGCTCCATTATTCCAAAATTATGTCCAAGCACAATGTGATCCTCCTGACTATTGCATCATTGGTACGTAGTGTATTTACTGTAAGTCCCGTCATCTACCTTGCCTCCCGGGTACATTTCTGCAAGTCAAATGTCATCAACCACTTTGCGTGTGAGCACATGGCACTGCTAGGTCTGGCTTGTAGCAACATCACCAAAAACAAACTGGTGGGGTTGAGCCTCAGAGTCTTCTCCCTTATTATCGACATGAGCTTCCTCTCCATCTCCTATGGTAGTATCCTAAGGGTAGCACTGACCATCTCCAGCGGAGCTGCAAGACACAAGTCTCTACATACATGTGGGACACACATCCTGGTCATCCTAATTGTCTACTTCTTCCGGCTGTCATCATCTATGGTCTACAGGGTGTCCCGATCAGTGTCTCAAGACATACACAATCTTCTCACTGCCATCTACCTACTCGTCCCTGCCCTGATCAACCCTCTGATTTACGGTCTAAGGACCAAGGAGATCAGAATGCGGATACTAAAAGTATCTGGCCGGATAAACATAAGACTTGACATGATGGGCTAGTGGAAAAGTTATGAAATGGGTAGAAAGCTGCTAACACAAGGCTGACATGTGGTCACAGTTCTGTCAGGACACAACGCCCAAAACAGGCCACAGTACATGCAGACAACTCAAGCAAGCCTTATAACGGACCTTTTAGCAAATATGTCATATGAGAAATATGCTTAGGTATTTTTTGGTATATGGGCTGTTTTAATGTAATAAAGcaaacttacctccctggctccaacgTCACAACAATCCTGCCGCTCCGTCCCCTGGTTCTTCTGGGTGCAGAGGCCGTGACACTGCAGATCCGCCTAGCCAATAAGTGGCCGCAGCCATGCAGTCCCACCTCACGGCCCCTGAAGCATACGAACCAGGGGATGGAGCAGCAAAATTACGGCTGGAGACAAGGAGGTTAGTTTGCTTTATTACATTAAAAcagcccatccccggccataTACCAAAAAATACCCCTTGcacagaatacctctttaagcaagATTTTCTGTAATTTTTGTACAAATTTTATGCATGACATTATAACCTCCCGAACATTGCTATGGTCTTAAATAGTTGATACCTAATTCTTTATGTCGTGTTGTACTTGGTTGGACAATAAACTTGTGAATTTGCACAATTGTTGGACTATCTATACTTTTGGTATATTGACCATCTAGTTTGATATTCTTGGTTCCCAGCATGCATCATGGACAGCAGTGCTACCTCGGATCTCTAGGTGCTACTGGACTCAATTTTTTCTggtcacagggacatgtcaaaagttttaattgatgGAGGTCTCACTgccgggacccccactgatcaggaaaGTGAGCAGCCTGCAGCACTTTTCTGCTATCAATCATCTTCATCCAGGAGCTGCCTAGAtggagatcacagcaagccagggagtgaaatgtgttaccactagtgatgagcgagtactaaaatgctcgggtgctcgttactcaagacgaatatttcccaatACTCGGGTGCtcctttcgagtaacgaaccccattgaagtcaatgggaaactcgagcatttttgcaggggacccaagttcggtaaagggaaggtcgtgtgaaaacctgtcaacctcagaaaaatgatggaaacaccacggaaatggacaggaaacagcaggggcagcatgcatggatgcctctgaggctaccTAATCGCattattatgccaaattatgggcaacagtatagCAGTGATCACACAGCGAAGGATTAaaagagaggtagcatatgaaccaccccaaaaatttagcctgacacagcatggcagtgagaacacaggaaaccattaaaacagaggtagcatatgatgaaccacccaaacactttgcctgacacagcatggcggtgaggacacagagaaccattaaaacacaggtaacatataaaccaccccaaaattttgcctgacacagcatggcagtgaggacacaggaaaccattcaaacacaggtagcatatggaccacccaaaaacttagcctgacacaactgacccagaccaaaatggacaatacaatcatccaattaaaatagccagattatggctagatttagcctcacaccctcatgcagttgtgcgtgagaggcatatcattggaggtagggacgaagaacaacaatacagtcttcttaagaggccagagaatttgaacaaatacacttataatcctttaaagagtatctaagagaaggcaagtgcggtagcctgtctattaaaaagacctggtcaatcctgccttcaaaaaggctataacatccaaggaaggttgaaggtactggtgaaaggcctggtcaattctgccttcaaaacggctaaaacatccaaggaaggtagaaggtgctactcagcagtttgagcactgcCTGTTGGCGCtgacccacggcagtgctgctgcgcctaaagtTACCGACTGAAGGCAACGTGctaaaaaatttagcctgacaaagcatggcggtgagaacacagggtaccattcaaacacaggtagcatatgaaccacccaaacactttgcttgacacagcatggcggtgaggacacagaaccattaaaacagaggtagcatatgaaccaccccaaaattgagcctaacacagcatggcagtgaggacacagggaaccattaaaacacaggtagcatatggaccacccaaaaactgagcctgacaccagtgacccagaccaagatggacaatacaatgatccagtaaaaaaaaaaaaaaagccggattatggctagatttaaaATACAGAAAGTCTGTCCTCTAGGTCAGATAATAATAGATACAAATTAATAATAAATTGGTTATTTACTGAATCAATATAATAAATCCTTACATTAAAACAGTTActaatgaacaaagaaaaaaaatacataaaataatgaaataaccTAAATGAattaccagaaaaaaaacaaaataatgtaCTTAAAATAATGCATATAATAATGGATTAACATAGATGAATTAGTTAAAATATATTTGTGctaatatattaataaattagTGAATGAATGAGCAAGAATGCAAAAGCGAGAGCAGAGATCACCCTTAAAAACAACAatggaatacaactcccatcatggatagTAAAGCCGGcaaatgatggggaagtagtagttAGTTCAGTTCAATTCAATTCAAGTAGTAGTTAGTTAGTTCAATTAGCAgggagcttggatgtgactcaccacttctccccaccgctctCTACTCCTTCGTCAGTGGCTAAGAGTTTTGGGGTACAATGGCCTCCATCTTTTTATAACATATATCGGAATTATGTAAGAACTGGACTGGACTCAGTTTTTTATATATAGTCCATGTTGGGTCTTGGCACATATCGTCACTCTATATAGTCTCTCTTAGCCACTGACGAAGGAGTAGAGAGGTACTCTGAAACACGTTTGGAAAAACCACAAACTCAAGCAAATACACCCCAACATTTGGCATCAATCACAGCCCCGCTGTCACTCACCGATACCGAGGCTGCTGAGACCCGAACTACTGGAGTGATGAGAGGTGCACCAAAATTCAtcttgctaattttttttaattgtaattattttgttttgtttttctggtaaTTCATTTATGTTATCCCATTATTTTATgtagttttttctttgttcattagTAACTCTGTTTTAATGTACAGATTTATTATATTGATTCAGTAAATAACCAATTTATTATTAATTTGTATCTATTATTATCTGTGACCTAGAGGACAGACTTTTTGGTTTCTATTTACTCAGGGTTTTGTTGGACGCATCAGGTATTGGGTCTGTGTCTAGTTACCTCGGTCAGAGTTTTTGCGTGAGCTACACTTTATTTTGAAtatatggctagatttagccttacCCACCTCATAccctttggaggtagggacgaagaataacaatacagtcttctaaAGACGCCctggaattttattaaaaagacctggccattcctgccttcaaaacggctacaacatccaaagaaggtagaaggtactggtgaaaggacggcagaggacacccgtaagatgacataaacacataatatggttcgaaatggacaagacaaggatgctaaattgaatttgactctgaatttgactgtagcattgactgcatcatgtgactccccacctCTCCCCACcggttttgagtttgaatttgactgtagcagttggggtaacattcccggcatcatgtgattccccacttctccccccaccgctgttttgagtttgaatttgactgtagcagttggggtaactttccctggttaaCTTGCAGagatgcgcacagatgcggtgcaccttggtaagcaagtcagccaaattggggtacgTTTTAATGGACCTCAGCAACACTAAGTTGAagatgtgggccaggcatggtaaatGTGttaggctgccgagttgcagagctgccaccaggtgccgaccgttgtcacacgcaaccaagctcactgctaattacacagggtaatacaacacacagggtaattagcagtgatctTGGAAATGactgcaataagaaataaagaaataagaaaattaataaacgtcagcctgtcagcgcttgCGCTGATGCCATCAGCTGCACTGATGACCCGCTCTCACAGCACgttaggggcagggcagcccggcacctccaagtcaaactcaaactcgaatcagtggtggggagaagtggtgagtcacatccaagctcactgctaattgccctgtgaaagatggtagcatatactatatagctgcagttacccacagattgtataccacaacctccagaaactagtgtgaccagtatattttcttatttcttcatttatgactgcagtcacatccaagctcaatactaattgccctgtgtaagaggctggcatatactatatagctgcagttacaaaCAGATTGTATACCTTGATATGGTCATCAAAGTACTCCCACTCCCTCCCTATCTTTCTAAAGGCctaccccctactctgtctagactggggaccggtggcatagtcttgctggggtgccatgaaactgtcaaaggccttggagtgttcccctgcccattGACAAGCCGCCTGCTCCaccccttctctcccctgctttttggccaacagaactacgtcctctggtgctagtggtgtcagatcgtAAGTAAGGAGGGTgtacacccagtaatcggtgttgtcaaaaaatagagaagacaaggatgctaaattaggatccaccatattCACTTTCTGTTTCTTTGAactgtgccagtgcctgacaagctgactaaaaaactctgtctctaccagccgataggcaaactgctgagcctggagatgctgccctatgtgtacatttagggcttgtgcatgtgggtgagttgcagtgtatttgcgcttcctgAACCTATCCTGGGTTCCCCAATCTTACCCCAGCGACTCACAACCCACTCCAGGACCGGGAAGGCTGCCATGAGTCTCAAAGCACAAGGGGCAGCAGAAAAGCTCCAGGTGTTTGCTTATTGCCATTGGACCGATCAAACAAGCAAGGTTCGccaaatttactttaaaaaaagggCTTAACTTTTTTCATTCTTGGGATGAAGGAAATAAAACTATCCTGATGAGTTCCTTTAGCTACAACACATCTCTACAGTTTGCTGCTTCAATTACTACACCAACACAAAATAGTGTGTTACCCAGTAATGGTGACTATGTCCCCCATAAAAGTAGTGTTCTCTTATTGCGCCCCACACAGTAATGGATACCCTAACAGCAAAAGTGCCGCCCACAGTACTGGTGTACCCCCCAATCTGTAACAGTGGCCCAAGAAATAATAAAACTTTCACACACTAGTTTATTCCCTCTGCATTGTGAGTCCAATGCaaatcattgatttctatggccttATACACAAATCTGTGCTTGGGTTGTGATCCAGGTTGCTGCTTTACAAATTTGTTCGAGGGAGGCTGCTGATCTTGCTGCCCATGAAGCTGCCGTAGCTCTTGTAGAGTGTGCTTTAACACCTGTAGGGGGATCCTTCCCCATAGACGTGTAGGCTTCACAGATTGCCATCTTAATCCATCGAGCAATGGAAGCTTTTGTCGCTTTCTTGCTCTTGTTTGGGCCTTGGAACTGTATAAGAAGGTTTTCATCCTTTCTCCAGGTTTTTGTAGTATCTAGGTACTGAAAGATGGCTCGTTTAACATCAAGATGGTGAAAGGCTTCTTCTTTCTCATTTTTTGGGTTGTCACAGAAGGATGGTATCACAATATCTTGCGATCTGTGAAAATCTGTAACCACTTTAGGAAGAAAAATTGGGTTAAGTTTAAATACAATCCTATCATCTAAGATGGTACAGAAAGGTTCCATGATTGTTAAGGCTTGAATCTCTCCCACCCTACGTGCTGTGGTAATGGCTACCAAAAAAGCTGTTTTGAGTGTGAGATATCTTAATGAGACTTCATTTAGGGGTTCAAAAGGTTCCTTTGATAATCCAGATAAAACTATATTTAAGTCCCATGGGGGAGAAAGATTTTTGATGTTTGGTTTGATTCTTGCCACAGCCTTAAAGAACCTTCTGATCCATCTGTGATCTGCGATTTGAGTATCGTAAATGCAACCTAGCGCTGAAACCTGTACTTTTAGAGTGTTGATAGAAAGGCCTTTGTCCAGCCCGTCTTGAAGGAAATCAAGGATCCTGGGGATATCTGGATGTAGCATATCTGGAGGAAAGTCACCACACCATGATTGGTATTTTTTCCATTGTTTTAGATAGATGGAGGAGGTgacttcttttttgttttttaggagAGTCTCTACCACTCTTGGCGAGAGGCCTTTGGCTGATAGGAGGGACTTTTCAAAAGCCAAGCAGCTAAATGTAGATTTGCTAGATTCTGATGACGTAGAGGGCCCTGGGTCAAGAGATCTTCCTGAAGAGGGAGCAGGATTGGATCTTGAACCGCCAGCGACTTCAACAGACTGTACCATGCTCTCTTGGGCCACAGTGGAGCTATGAAGATTACTGTGGTCTGACCTGACCGTATCTTCTGTAAAGCTTTTGGAATGAGCGGTAGAGGGGGAAAAGCATACGCAAGCTTGAAACTCCATTCTTGTTGAAGTGCGTCCAGGGCCATCGGCCGATCTAGTCGATTCAAACAGGCAGAGGAATTGAGCCACCGACTGAGAAAAAGAGGATATCCCCAACAACTAATTAGGGAGAGCCTCCAGAGGGCGTCAAGTGTGAACAGACTCCAATTGCTCACAACAACAAAACAGcgtaatatacatgtaaataaaaaacacaaggcAGATAAAAAAAGAGTGGTATTCACATTTGATTATTCACCCCTGGAGAGAACCATTAAGAACGCTATTTACAAAAACTTGCACATTGTAGAACAGGACGAACACCTAAGAGGACACATTGCTGAGCGCCCCACAGTGACATTTAGACGCACTCAGAACATTAAAGATCTACTAGTCCATGGGAGACTTGACAAACAGAATCCACAAAAAGAAAGGTCATGGcttacatccaggtcagcgaagggtaATTTTAAGTGTGGCCATTGCCACTACTGTAGATCATTAAATAATGGTAGATACATTAAATTAGGTGGCCATGAACATGTGGTTAATGACTTTATGACATGCAAAagccagtatgtggtatatgcttTGATTTGTAACTGTGGCAAATATTATATAGGGAAGACCATCCGCCCCATGTGGAGGAGATTCTCAGAGCATGTCAGATCAGTGCAGACAGGGAAAGGTAGCCCCCGCATGGTCAGACATATTCAGCAGGAACATGATGGGGATTCCTCACAGTTACATTTTGCTGGGTTATGTATTGTCCCTCCCCCAAAAGGTGGGGGTGATAGAAAGCGGTTGCTCCTTCAAAAAGAAACTGAACTTATTATTAAATATGATGCGCTTGGCGCCCTGGGTCTTAATACTCGTAGTGATGTGAATATTGCATGAATCCCTGTATCCGAATATGCTAGCCAGtgtaatttgtactttattttaatggatgtttgtttgtttgtcactcacattgtttgataaagttgcacacataaaaggaagtgacgtaccagtcacatgagggttcgtcaaagcggcactaagccgcgaaactgcggtcacccaccttgtctcccccgctccccctgcgcacagcaataaaagccggatggtctgaatacactgctggtgagggacgccttttatcctttattcattgttcaaaGAGCAGAATGTTTTTACCTTTCTGTTTGCTCTGGAGGCAAATAGGTCAACCTCTGGATAGCCCCACCTGTCTACTAACATGGAGAATATCTGGGAATTCAATTCCCATTCTCCTGGAAGAA is a window of Dendropsophus ebraccatus isolate aDenEbr1 chromosome 5, aDenEbr1.pat, whole genome shotgun sequence DNA encoding:
- the LOC138793967 gene encoding olfactory receptor 52K1-like, producing MADAINKTMLHYSHRDFILLGFPGIHESRHLLFIPFSLVYLVILVINGMIIHTVWVKSALHAPMYVLISLMSAVNTLSTTTIVPKMLLGFLFHQNHISLVGCLIQMFFIYCTTLLDCNVLLMMALDRYIAICRPLHYSKIMSKHNVILLTIASLVRSVFTVSPVIYLASRVHFCKSNVINHFACEHMALLGLACSNITKNKLVGLSLRVFSLIIDMSFLSISYGSILRVALTISSGAARHKSLHTCGTHILVILIVYFFRLSSSMVYRVSRSVSQDIHNLLTAIYLLVPALINPLIYGLRTKEIRMRILKVSGRINIRLDMMG